A window from Streptomyces genisteinicus encodes these proteins:
- a CDS encoding bifunctional DNA primase/polymerase: MASELQFLSSDSRLSGGGQGVSRPLATARWCAARGWPVHPLAPGRKTPAGNCASCRAPGHGHQGCACRAAGRWCHGFRAATLDSARIEQWWGFRPDFGVGVACGPAGLVVVDIDAHEALPPGRERLLPGIRIPDGVDLTGLATGFHTIGVLAALRGAVSPADDDTTLRVRTPSGGLHVWYRARSGHRWQCSTGSGGGRALAWQVDVRAHGGYIVAPGTVTGAGAYTPVGTVRDVAPLPSWLERELDRTGHLPPAAAAAPRPVPPRARQAVLAAGGSGASDPVLARVLAEVAACAAVPEGAAFSEKLNRAAYTAGGLVAAGLLEAGQAERLLRQVAEEARPGQERRCGAVIRSGLGAGQRRPLIPRGRA, translated from the coding sequence ATGGCTTCTGAGCTGCAGTTTTTAAGCAGCGACTCAAGACTTTCCGGTGGTGGGCAGGGTGTTTCCCGGCCGTTGGCCACCGCCCGGTGGTGTGCCGCACGGGGATGGCCCGTCCATCCCCTGGCCCCCGGCCGCAAGACGCCGGCGGGCAACTGCGCCTCCTGCCGGGCGCCCGGGCACGGACACCAGGGGTGCGCCTGCCGTGCCGCGGGCCGCTGGTGCCACGGATTCCGCGCCGCCACGCTGGACTCGGCCAGGATCGAGCAGTGGTGGGGCTTCCGCCCGGACTTCGGCGTCGGGGTCGCCTGCGGCCCGGCCGGACTGGTGGTCGTCGACATCGACGCCCACGAGGCGCTGCCGCCCGGCCGCGAACGGCTGCTGCCCGGCATCCGGATCCCCGACGGCGTCGACCTGACCGGGCTCGCCACCGGGTTCCACACCATCGGTGTGCTCGCCGCTCTGCGGGGCGCCGTCAGCCCGGCCGACGACGACACGACGCTGCGCGTGCGGACGCCGTCCGGAGGCCTGCACGTCTGGTACCGCGCCCGGTCCGGGCACCGGTGGCAGTGCTCCACGGGCTCGGGCGGCGGCCGCGCGCTGGCCTGGCAGGTCGACGTACGGGCGCACGGCGGGTACATCGTCGCCCCGGGGACCGTGACCGGGGCGGGCGCCTACACGCCCGTCGGGACCGTTCGTGACGTCGCGCCGCTGCCCTCGTGGCTGGAGCGGGAGCTCGACCGGACCGGACACCTGCCGCCCGCGGCGGCCGCCGCCCCCCGGCCGGTGCCGCCGCGTGCCCGGCAGGCGGTCCTCGCCGCCGGAGGCAGCGGGGCGTCCGACCCGGTCCTCGCACGCGTGCTCGCCGAGGTCGCCGCCTGTGCGGCCGTCCCCGAGGGAGCCGCGTTCTCCGAGAAACTCAACAGGGCCGCGTACACGGCCGGCGGTCTGGTGGCGGCGGGCCTGCTCGAAGCCGGCCAGGCCGAGCGGCTGCTGCGGCAGGTGGCCGAGGAAGCCCGCCCCGGGCAGGAACGCCGCTGCGGCGCCGTCATCCGCAGCGGTCTGGGCGCGGGGCAGCGCCGCCCGCTCATCCCGAGAGGACGTGCATGA
- a CDS encoding DNA primase family protein encodes MTPDRQEGLFDAQGVARQILAQSTGEPRPLTFVQEQAPAGVPGAGGEATAAGLLPDTLSDRGNAKLFVKLYANDYRHVPGLGWFRWDNTRWQVDEDDTVLWAAGDLAESLATTDSRGVFTGSALQQHRRRALSTSGLNAMLTQARTAPGMVLNAALLDADPYALCTPEGVVDLRTGLIRSPDPNKDFHSRSTAVAPEPMPTPRWHRFLADTFGEDQEGAEMIDFLHLLLGYSVTGDVGGQVLPFLFGSGRNGKSVLLDVLMKLLGDYADAAPPGFLMARPYEGHPTDLAELHGRRVVVCSEVKPGDCFDEARVKLLTGGDRIKARRMRQDFFSFEPTHKLWLLGNHRPEVGTGGFAFWRRMRLVPFERVVAYDRKIDNLADILVTEEGPGILHWLIMGAGRYLSGEKDLAGPERVRIATTAYAEIEDHTGRFLGESCRIEPGLRAEQAQLYAAYKDWCQNEGAPPVSSRAFAARIRETVGLASPKEMILSNQRKYYPGIGLVADEETA; translated from the coding sequence ATGACGCCCGACCGTCAGGAGGGCCTTTTCGATGCCCAGGGTGTGGCCCGGCAGATCCTTGCCCAGTCCACGGGGGAGCCCCGACCGCTGACGTTCGTACAGGAACAGGCGCCTGCCGGCGTGCCCGGTGCCGGGGGAGAGGCGACGGCCGCCGGGCTGCTGCCGGACACCCTCAGCGACCGCGGCAACGCCAAGCTGTTCGTCAAGCTCTACGCCAACGACTACCGACACGTGCCCGGCCTCGGCTGGTTCCGCTGGGACAACACCCGCTGGCAGGTGGACGAGGACGACACCGTGCTGTGGGCCGCCGGAGACCTGGCGGAATCGCTCGCGACGACCGACTCCCGCGGCGTGTTCACCGGTTCGGCGCTCCAGCAGCACCGCCGGCGGGCCCTGAGCACCAGCGGACTGAACGCCATGCTCACCCAGGCCCGGACGGCTCCCGGCATGGTGCTCAACGCGGCGCTGCTGGACGCCGATCCGTACGCCCTGTGCACCCCCGAGGGGGTCGTGGACCTGCGGACCGGCCTGATCAGGTCACCGGACCCGAACAAGGACTTCCACTCCCGTTCCACCGCGGTCGCCCCCGAACCGATGCCCACCCCGCGCTGGCACCGCTTCCTCGCCGACACCTTCGGAGAGGACCAGGAGGGTGCGGAGATGATCGACTTCCTGCACCTGCTGCTGGGCTACTCGGTGACGGGCGACGTGGGCGGCCAGGTCCTGCCCTTCCTCTTCGGCTCGGGAAGGAACGGCAAGTCCGTCCTGCTGGACGTGCTGATGAAGCTGCTCGGCGACTACGCGGACGCCGCCCCGCCCGGATTCCTGATGGCCCGTCCCTACGAGGGCCACCCCACCGACCTCGCCGAACTCCACGGCCGCCGCGTCGTGGTGTGCAGCGAGGTGAAGCCCGGGGACTGCTTCGACGAGGCCCGGGTGAAGCTTCTGACGGGCGGCGACCGGATCAAGGCCCGCCGGATGCGCCAGGACTTCTTCAGTTTCGAACCGACCCACAAGCTCTGGCTCCTGGGCAACCACCGGCCCGAAGTCGGCACCGGTGGCTTCGCGTTCTGGCGCCGGATGCGGCTGGTCCCGTTCGAGCGGGTCGTCGCCTACGACCGCAAGATCGACAATCTCGCGGACATCCTCGTCACGGAGGAGGGGCCCGGCATCCTGCACTGGCTGATCATGGGCGCCGGCCGGTACCTGAGCGGCGAGAAGGACCTCGCGGGCCCCGAGCGGGTGCGCATCGCCACCACCGCGTACGCGGAGATCGAGGACCACACGGGGCGCTTCCTCGGGGAGTCGTGCCGGATCGAGCCAGGTCTGAGAGCCGAGCAGGCACAGCTCTACGCGGCCTACAAGGACTGGTGCCAGAATGAGGGGGCTCCGCCCGTCTCCTCACGCGCCTTCGCGGCGCGGATCCGGGAGACGGTCGGGCTGGCGTCCCCGAAGGAGATGATCCTGTCCAACCAGCGCAAGTACTACCCGGGTATCGGACTGGTCGCTGACGAGGAGACAGCATGA
- a CDS encoding DUF6009 family protein: MSALIDEDEIVHEAELVWLEDVGSLDYVRQSLDRLPTRRGRPAYHRDGRMIGYAVLGPGAKASRSSGTFRRRVFWLLPHDRDTDPDGLYATGTPAEAVDPRTLEPGGKGRKTERSEGGRPSAPGAGAIRTLPF, from the coding sequence ATGAGCGCCCTCATCGACGAGGACGAGATCGTTCACGAGGCCGAGCTGGTGTGGCTCGAGGACGTCGGCTCTCTCGACTACGTGCGCCAGAGTCTGGACAGACTGCCGACCCGCAGGGGACGGCCCGCCTACCACCGCGACGGCCGCATGATCGGATACGCGGTACTGGGGCCGGGGGCCAAGGCGTCCCGTTCCTCGGGCACCTTCCGGCGGCGGGTCTTCTGGCTGCTCCCGCACGACCGCGACACCGACCCGGACGGGCTGTACGCGACGGGTACTCCCGCCGAGGCGGTCGATCCCCGGACCCTGGAGCCGGGTGGCAAGGGGAGGAAGACGGAACGCTCCGAAGGCGGCAGACCGTCGGCGCCCGGTGCGGGCGCCATCAGGACGCTGCCGTTCTAG
- a CDS encoding FAD-dependent monooxygenase: protein MQVQVVVVGGGPVGMMVASELAAYGVRTLVVESRTRVSRRPKATTLHARTVQSLVRRGHLGGLAAAGPCGAPAAVVSAPFHFAGIPGLAIKVPAAEPAPVLKCPQDELERLVERRALAAGARILRGHEVTGIQQDPDGVRITARGPWGAGDLVCKADYLVGADGARSTVRTQSEFTSSAFPATASALAADVSLGDGGGLGQGWHRTPRGWIVAKQVPGGRTRLRALDWSNPQDRRHREPTLEELRGRVSWIAGRDIAMETPQWLSRFSDYSRLVHSYRSGRVLLAGDAAHVHFPIGGQGLSTGLLDAVNLGWKLALTVRGRAGKGLLDSYDQERRPAAQRVIDNTRAQVALMRPDSALDPLRALFGELLSGGAESGVLSSMISAQDTVLPARHGGGEASGSSPWEGGFLPNAALTTAQGPTDVISLLRTGRPLLLVFGNGGGHDWAEQARGWSGVLRVVHAERTEALPCEALLVRPDGYVAWSPCGGTALADVLTTYFGRAVPAPSAELCGG, encoded by the coding sequence GTGCAGGTTCAGGTGGTGGTCGTCGGCGGGGGACCGGTGGGCATGATGGTCGCCTCGGAACTCGCGGCGTACGGGGTGCGCACCCTGGTCGTCGAGTCCAGAACCCGTGTCTCGCGCAGACCCAAGGCGACGACGCTGCACGCCCGCACGGTGCAGTCGCTCGTCCGGCGAGGCCACCTCGGAGGGCTGGCCGCCGCCGGTCCCTGCGGCGCCCCGGCCGCCGTGGTGAGCGCGCCCTTCCATTTCGCCGGCATCCCCGGACTGGCCATCAAGGTCCCCGCCGCCGAACCCGCCCCGGTCCTCAAGTGCCCGCAGGACGAGCTGGAACGGCTCGTCGAGCGGCGCGCGCTGGCCGCCGGCGCCCGCATCCTCAGGGGCCACGAGGTCACCGGCATCCAGCAGGACCCGGACGGCGTGCGGATCACGGCCCGCGGGCCGTGGGGCGCCGGCGATCTGGTCTGCAAGGCCGACTACCTGGTCGGTGCGGACGGCGCGCGCAGCACGGTGCGCACGCAGTCGGAGTTCACCTCGTCGGCGTTCCCCGCGACCGCCTCGGCGCTGGCGGCCGACGTCAGCCTCGGCGACGGCGGGGGGCTCGGACAGGGCTGGCACCGCACGCCCCGCGGCTGGATCGTCGCCAAGCAGGTGCCGGGAGGCCGCACCCGGCTGCGGGCCCTGGACTGGTCGAACCCGCAGGACAGACGGCACCGGGAACCCACCCTGGAGGAACTGCGGGGCCGGGTCTCCTGGATCGCCGGACGGGACATCGCCATGGAGACGCCCCAGTGGCTGAGCAGATTCAGCGACTACTCCCGGCTGGTCCACTCCTACCGGTCGGGCCGCGTCCTCCTCGCGGGGGACGCCGCGCACGTGCACTTCCCCATCGGCGGCCAGGGCCTGAGCACGGGCCTGCTCGACGCCGTGAACCTGGGCTGGAAGCTGGCGCTCACCGTCCGGGGCCGTGCCGGGAAGGGCCTGCTCGACAGCTACGACCAGGAGCGGCGGCCCGCCGCCCAGCGGGTCATCGACAACACGCGCGCCCAGGTCGCCCTGATGAGACCGGACTCCGCGCTCGACCCGCTGCGCGCGCTCTTCGGCGAACTGCTGTCGGGCGGAGCGGAGAGCGGCGTGCTGAGCTCCATGATCAGCGCCCAGGACACGGTGCTGCCGGCCCGCCACGGGGGCGGCGAGGCGAGCGGAAGCTCCCCCTGGGAGGGCGGATTCCTGCCCAACGCCGCCCTGACCACGGCCCAGGGCCCCACCGATGTGATCAGCCTGCTGCGCACGGGGCGTCCGCTGCTCCTGGTCTTCGGGAACGGCGGCGGGCACGACTGGGCCGAGCAGGCCCGGGGCTGGTCGGGGGTGCTGCGCGTGGTGCACGCCGAGCGGACGGAGGCGCTTCCGTGCGAGGCGCTGCTCGTCCGCCCGGACGGGTACGTGGCCTGGTCGCCGTGCGGCGGCACCGCTCTGGCCGACGTGCTGACGACCTATTTCGGCCGTGCCGTGCCCGCGCCGTCCGCGGAGCTGTGCGGCGGCTGA
- a CDS encoding ScbR family autoregulator-binding transcription factor, which produces MVKQERAIRTRKAILTAAAKVFEERGYRAATITEILSAAGVTKGALYFHFSSKEELAQGILHEQDQWLAIPDRASKIQQISDTVLLHAYRLQHDPMVRAGVRLSLDQQAGEVDRRGPFTHWGDIIGELLDKAEAQGELLPHVSAPETADVLVGSFAGIQAMSQVMSDYQDLLIRVNAMLRHFLPSVVIPSVLASVDITTARADRLVTELRTPVPAPEDDAVAPVG; this is translated from the coding sequence ATGGTGAAGCAGGAACGGGCGATCCGCACCCGCAAAGCGATCCTCACGGCGGCGGCCAAGGTCTTCGAGGAACGCGGCTACCGGGCTGCCACGATCACCGAGATCCTCTCCGCGGCGGGGGTGACCAAGGGCGCCCTCTACTTCCACTTCTCCTCCAAGGAGGAGCTGGCCCAGGGCATCCTCCACGAGCAGGACCAGTGGCTCGCCATCCCCGACCGGGCCTCCAAGATCCAGCAGATCTCGGACACCGTGCTGCTCCACGCCTACCGTCTCCAGCACGACCCGATGGTCCGGGCCGGCGTCCGGCTCTCGCTGGACCAGCAGGCGGGAGAGGTGGACCGCAGGGGCCCCTTCACGCACTGGGGGGACATCATCGGGGAGCTGCTGGACAAGGCCGAGGCCCAGGGCGAGCTCCTCCCCCACGTCTCCGCCCCCGAGACGGCAGACGTCCTGGTGGGCTCCTTCGCGGGCATCCAGGCCATGTCCCAGGTGATGAGCGACTACCAGGACCTGCTGATCCGGGTGAACGCCATGCTGCGCCACTTCCTCCCCAGCGTGGTCATCCCCTCGGTGCTGGCCTCGGTGGACATCACCACCGCCCGCGCCGACAGGCTCGTCACCGAGCTGCGCACCCCCGTACCGGCGCCGGAGGACGACGCGGTGGCACCCGTCGGCTGA
- a CDS encoding ScbA/BarX family gamma-butyrolactone biosynthesis protein: MSAPTFHANRPSRSEQAPLQAGAGGTGTLLAQRAPRGAGVAKELVHRHNPAEVMLTGWERRGDDSFGLTATWPRQHRFFTGVNGCHDPLIAAETIRQVGSLLSHAEYEVPFGQQFVMWNLSVTTWPGSLAVRHSPADIDLDVVCHDVKRRGRALVGLRYEAVLRRDGEVVAHGGAALTCISPAAYRRLRAPRLDGAGPALDLAGPVAPHEVGRTSPADVVLSPTARQGRWLLRADTRHPVLFEHPVDHVPGMLLLEAARQATIATLGHTAPPAEVTGEFSRYAELHRPCVIDAHRLPKRGAEESVLVTGEQDGENVFRAIVTLPPSAG, encoded by the coding sequence ATGTCCGCGCCCACCTTTCACGCGAACCGCCCGTCCCGCTCCGAGCAGGCTCCGCTCCAGGCCGGAGCCGGGGGCACCGGCACCCTTCTCGCCCAGCGCGCCCCCCGGGGCGCCGGCGTCGCCAAGGAACTCGTCCACCGCCACAACCCGGCCGAGGTGATGCTCACCGGCTGGGAACGAAGAGGCGACGACAGCTTCGGCCTCACCGCCACCTGGCCCCGGCAGCACCGGTTCTTCACCGGCGTGAACGGCTGTCACGACCCGCTGATCGCTGCTGAAACGATCCGCCAGGTGGGAAGCCTGCTGTCGCACGCCGAGTACGAGGTGCCTTTCGGCCAGCAGTTCGTCATGTGGAACCTCTCGGTCACCACCTGGCCGGGATCACTCGCCGTGCGCCACTCCCCCGCCGACATCGACCTCGACGTGGTCTGCCACGACGTGAAGCGGCGCGGCAGGGCACTCGTGGGACTGCGCTACGAGGCCGTCCTGAGGCGCGACGGGGAGGTCGTCGCGCACGGCGGCGCCGCCCTGACCTGCATAAGCCCCGCGGCCTACCGGCGGCTGCGGGCGCCCCGGCTCGACGGCGCGGGCCCGGCACTGGACCTCGCGGGGCCCGTGGCCCCGCACGAGGTCGGCCGCACCTCCCCGGCCGATGTCGTCCTCTCCCCCACCGCGCGGCAGGGCCGCTGGCTGCTGCGGGCGGACACCCGCCACCCCGTCCTCTTCGAGCACCCGGTGGACCACGTGCCCGGGATGCTGCTGCTGGAGGCGGCCCGGCAGGCCACGATCGCCACCCTCGGCCACACCGCGCCGCCCGCCGAGGTCACCGGCGAGTTCAGCCGGTACGCCGAACTGCACCGGCCCTGCGTCATCGACGCGCACCGCCTGCCGAAGCGCGGCGCCGAGGAATCCGTGCTGGTCACCGGGGAGCAGGACGGCGAGAACGTGTTCCGCGCCATCGTCACCCTGCCGCCCTCCGCAGGCTGA
- a CDS encoding ScbR family autoregulator-binding transcription factor, which translates to MVKQERAARTRRALVRAAAEVFASEGFALASLSAISRRAGVSNGALHFHFENKKALADAVRQEASDSLARVTGLAEDSGDALQALVGATHGLMGLVADDTVVRAGFELCSDPAHGRDGALRRQWQTWVEATLARAERDGLLAEGATSDRLAPAVVAATVGFEVLGARDPRWLSGERVAGFWELVLPGIAVDAAAVGFLPKKAAGQSG; encoded by the coding sequence ATGGTGAAGCAGGAGAGAGCGGCCCGCACCAGGCGGGCGCTGGTGCGGGCCGCGGCCGAGGTGTTCGCCTCGGAGGGGTTCGCACTCGCCTCGCTCTCCGCGATCAGTCGCCGCGCAGGGGTGAGCAACGGCGCCCTGCACTTCCACTTCGAGAACAAGAAGGCGCTGGCCGACGCGGTCCGGCAGGAGGCGTCGGACTCGCTGGCCCGGGTGACCGGGCTCGCCGAGGACTCGGGCGACGCTCTCCAGGCGCTGGTCGGCGCCACGCACGGCCTGATGGGCCTCGTCGCCGACGACACCGTCGTACGGGCCGGCTTCGAGCTCTGCTCCGATCCGGCGCACGGCCGGGACGGAGCGCTGCGGCGCCAGTGGCAGACCTGGGTCGAGGCCACGCTGGCGCGGGCCGAGCGGGACGGGCTGCTGGCCGAAGGGGCCACCTCCGACCGGCTCGCGCCGGCCGTCGTGGCGGCCACGGTGGGGTTCGAGGTGCTGGGGGCCCGTGACCCGCGCTGGCTCTCGGGCGAACGGGTGGCCGGCTTCTGGGAGTTGGTCCTCCCCGGGATCGCCGTGGACGCGGCGGCGGTCGGATTCCTGCCGAAGAAGGCCGCCGGGCAGTCCGGCTGA
- a CDS encoding AfsR/SARP family transcriptional regulator yields the protein MDISVLGGLVVRENGVSITPTAPKPRQVLAMLAFRADQIVSVSALTEELWGSRPPRSARATLQTYVLQLRELIGTALAQDPADAPARSAKDVLVTMPGGYLLNTSGGRSDVREFELLAGTGYRAMDAGDFPAAARQLRDALSLWSGAALADVQTGALLSMEVRRLEETRLCALDQRIDADLRLGRHRELLGELSVLVSRYPTHETLHGQFMLALHRSGRRTEALETYQRLRRALVRELGLEPSAALRRLQRSVLMAGPETAAQDTQATAHGADRGVRVGQGAL from the coding sequence ATGGACATCTCTGTACTGGGCGGACTGGTCGTCCGTGAGAACGGCGTCTCGATCACGCCGACGGCGCCGAAGCCGCGACAGGTTCTGGCCATGCTGGCGTTCCGCGCCGACCAGATCGTCTCCGTGTCGGCCCTCACCGAGGAGCTCTGGGGCAGCCGTCCGCCGCGCAGCGCCCGCGCCACCCTCCAGACCTACGTGCTCCAGCTGCGCGAGCTGATCGGCACCGCGCTGGCGCAGGACCCGGCGGACGCGCCCGCCCGCTCGGCCAAGGACGTCCTCGTCACCATGCCGGGCGGCTACCTGCTCAACACCTCCGGCGGCCGCAGCGACGTCCGCGAGTTCGAGCTGCTGGCCGGCACCGGATACCGGGCGATGGACGCCGGCGACTTCCCCGCCGCCGCCCGCCAGCTCCGCGACGCCCTCTCCCTGTGGAGCGGCGCCGCGCTCGCCGACGTGCAGACCGGCGCCCTGCTCTCCATGGAGGTGCGGCGCCTGGAGGAGACCCGGCTCTGCGCACTCGACCAGCGCATCGACGCCGACCTCCGGCTGGGGCGCCACCGCGAACTCCTCGGCGAGCTCTCCGTCCTGGTCAGCCGGTACCCCACGCACGAGACCCTGCACGGCCAGTTCATGCTCGCGCTGCACCGCTCCGGCCGGCGCACCGAGGCGCTGGAGACCTACCAGCGCCTTCGCCGGGCCCTCGTCCGCGAACTCGGACTCGAGCCCTCGGCCGCCCTGCGCAGGCTCCAGCGTTCCGTCCTGATGGCCGGCCCCGAGACCGCCGCCCAGGACACCCAGGCCACCGCCCACGGCGCGGACCGCGGCGTCCGGGTGGGCCAGGGCGCGCTGTGA
- a CDS encoding acyl carrier protein translates to MSSDLQPSAPAAPSAPPADPLTDVVDVLAGILLLEPEKINVRQSFRFLGLGSLQAVEFVAGVNERCGTNVKAPALFDHATPAAFARHIAGELHPERRNAPLPGPAEAAGAPVPAASVPPPAGRRAGSEVLPVLREELARLVLRDPWELDPNVPFARMGLDSLLATEFVATVNHIYGTGERTSVLGTHPTLATLAAHIAALTAEPAHMDAGLLLDAVRDKRLTIDQALALLPRRG, encoded by the coding sequence ATGTCCAGTGACCTCCAGCCATCCGCACCGGCGGCACCCTCCGCGCCCCCGGCCGACCCGCTGACCGACGTCGTCGACGTGCTCGCCGGAATCCTCCTGCTCGAACCGGAGAAGATCAACGTCCGGCAGTCGTTCCGCTTCCTGGGGCTCGGCTCGCTGCAGGCCGTCGAGTTCGTGGCGGGCGTCAACGAGCGCTGCGGCACCAACGTCAAGGCGCCCGCGCTCTTCGACCACGCGACCCCCGCGGCCTTCGCCCGGCACATCGCCGGCGAACTGCACCCCGAGCGGCGGAACGCACCCCTGCCCGGACCCGCCGAGGCCGCCGGTGCGCCGGTGCCCGCCGCGTCCGTCCCGCCCCCGGCCGGACGGCGTGCCGGGAGCGAGGTCCTGCCCGTCCTGCGGGAGGAGCTCGCGCGGCTGGTGCTCCGCGACCCCTGGGAGCTGGACCCCAACGTCCCGTTCGCCAGGATGGGCCTCGACTCCCTCCTCGCCACCGAGTTCGTGGCGACCGTCAACCACATCTACGGGACCGGCGAGCGCACCTCCGTGCTCGGCACCCACCCGACCCTCGCCACCCTGGCCGCGCACATCGCCGCGCTCACGGCCGAGCCCGCGCACATGGACGCCGGCCTGCTGCTGGACGCGGTCCGGGACAAGCGGCTCACCATCGACCAGGCCCTCGCCCTGCTGCCGCGACGAGGCTGA
- a CDS encoding 4'-phosphopantetheinyl transferase family protein, with protein MTGRFTAVLEPAVPVTLWFCPNDQLAPGLATTLAAQWLDEQERESAGQFLFERDRRQYVVAHVMVRRVLALESGIPEGEAVIWRSSRGRPFLQKPAGGLPRGGRELDFNLSHAGGHNLLGVARRHRIGVDVERLDRREQGLDGVVHAFAPEEREWVARVPPGRARDVRVLRLWTLKEAYSKARGLGLGLSFDSFSFDLDEDHGVRGFRPPDDDVSHRWRFVELEPVPGVLAAVALMADEDETLVIELHHGFPWARSSPKTLTVPRAAPLRGAV; from the coding sequence ATGACGGGAAGGTTTACCGCCGTCCTGGAGCCCGCCGTGCCGGTCACCCTGTGGTTCTGCCCCAACGACCAGCTGGCGCCCGGCCTGGCCACCACACTCGCCGCGCAGTGGCTGGACGAGCAGGAGCGGGAGAGCGCCGGCCAGTTCCTCTTCGAGCGCGACCGCCGCCAGTACGTTGTCGCGCACGTCATGGTGCGGCGCGTGCTGGCGCTGGAGAGCGGCATCCCCGAGGGCGAGGCCGTCATCTGGCGCTCCTCGCGCGGGCGGCCGTTCCTCCAGAAGCCGGCCGGCGGACTGCCGCGCGGCGGACGCGAACTCGACTTCAACCTCTCGCACGCGGGGGGCCACAACCTGCTCGGCGTGGCACGCCGCCACCGCATCGGCGTGGACGTCGAGCGGCTCGACCGCAGGGAGCAGGGCCTCGACGGAGTCGTCCACGCCTTCGCCCCCGAGGAGCGCGAGTGGGTCGCCCGGGTGCCGCCCGGCCGCGCCCGGGACGTGCGCGTCCTGCGGCTGTGGACGCTGAAGGAGGCGTACTCCAAGGCGCGCGGACTGGGACTGGGGCTCTCCTTCGACAGCTTCTCCTTCGACCTCGACGAGGACCACGGCGTCCGCGGCTTCCGGCCGCCGGACGACGACGTCTCCCACCGGTGGCGGTTCGTCGAACTGGAGCCGGTGCCCGGGGTCCTGGCCGCCGTGGCCCTCATGGCGGACGAGGACGAGACGCTCGTCATCGAACTGCACCACGGCTTCCCGTGGGCCAGATCGTCCCCGAAGACGCTCACCGTCCCGCGCGCGGCCCCGCTGCGGGGAGCCGTCTGA
- a CDS encoding aromatase/cyclase, which produces MAGERVHRIAHETEIAAPAGVVYGLIADAASWPLLLPPVVHVELLDFEPREERIRAWATVGGAVLSWISRRVLDPERRRIGFRCDPAPAAVGTVRGDWQVEERGPHACRLVLRHEYGPPPGPPGEAARRALHSAGAAVVESLRQLAERWTELDRLVLSFEDEIRVKGPPELVHDALYRVDEWPGEVPHVVRTELSEEEPGVQRVAMDVRGADGVVRPTESVRVCFPHAGRLVHKQTRTTPAVAARIGEWQVLPDTRGVLVVCRQTVLVRAEEAGAFPGEAGTRGRLRGQFGREALDVLDFVRHRAENAVAVIHLS; this is translated from the coding sequence ATGGCGGGTGAGCGGGTGCACCGCATCGCGCACGAGACGGAGATCGCCGCCCCCGCCGGGGTCGTCTACGGACTGATCGCGGACGCCGCGAGCTGGCCCCTGCTCCTGCCGCCCGTCGTCCACGTCGAACTCCTGGACTTCGAGCCCCGCGAGGAGCGCATCCGCGCCTGGGCCACCGTCGGCGGCGCCGTGCTGTCCTGGATCTCGCGCCGCGTCCTCGACCCCGAGCGCCGCCGCATCGGCTTCCGGTGCGACCCCGCGCCCGCCGCGGTCGGGACGGTGCGCGGCGACTGGCAGGTGGAGGAGCGCGGCCCGCACGCCTGCCGGCTCGTGCTGCGCCACGAGTACGGCCCGCCGCCGGGCCCGCCCGGCGAGGCCGCGCGGCGTGCCCTGCACTCCGCCGGCGCGGCCGTCGTGGAGAGCCTGCGGCAGCTGGCCGAGCGGTGGACCGAACTGGACCGTCTCGTCCTCTCCTTCGAGGACGAGATCCGCGTCAAGGGCCCTCCGGAGCTGGTCCACGACGCCCTGTACCGCGTGGACGAATGGCCCGGCGAGGTGCCGCACGTGGTGCGGACCGAACTCAGCGAGGAGGAACCGGGCGTCCAGCGGGTGGCGATGGACGTGCGGGGCGCCGACGGTGTGGTCCGCCCCACCGAGTCCGTCCGGGTGTGCTTCCCGCACGCCGGGCGCCTGGTGCACAAGCAGACCCGGACGACGCCCGCGGTGGCCGCCCGCATCGGCGAGTGGCAGGTGCTGCCCGACACCAGGGGCGTCCTGGTGGTGTGCCGCCAGACCGTGCTGGTCCGCGCCGAGGAGGCCGGGGCCTTCCCCGGGGAGGCCGGCACACGCGGCCGGCTGCGCGGGCAGTTCGGCCGCGAGGCCCTGGACGTCCTCGACTTCGTCCGCCACCGGGCCGAGAACGCGGTCGCGGTGATCCACCTCTCCTGA